A single Oryctolagus cuniculus chromosome 16, mOryCun1.1, whole genome shotgun sequence DNA region contains:
- the LOC100345899 gene encoding putative gustatory receptor clone PTE01, protein MGFSEDPELQSFLFVLVLSMYLITVFGNLLTDLAISSDSHLHTLMYFFLCNLPLADMGFTSTTVAKMIVDIYTHSTAISYVGCLTQMSLFIIFGCMDELLLTVMAYDRFVAICHPLHYQVIMNLCRCGFLVSVSVVASLLESPLQNLMLLRATCFKDVDISNFFCEPSQLLTLTCSDTFTHDTAIDFVGIIIYGFLPISGILHSYYKIISPILRVPSAGGKYKAFSTCGSHVTVVCLFYGTSLRVYLSSAASLSSRKCAVTSSGVQCGHPLLNAFIYSLRKRDIKRAMWRLLHQQAI, encoded by the coding sequence ATGGGTTTCTCAGAGGATCCAGAACTGCAGTCCTTCCTCTTTGTGCTGGTCCTGTCCATGTACCTGATCACAGTGTTCGGGAACCTGCTAACTGACCTGGCCATCAGCTCAGACTCCCACCTCCACACCctcatgtacttcttcctctgcaaCCTGCCCTTGGCTGACATGGGTTTCACCTCTACCACGGTTGCCAAGATGATTGTGGACATCTACACTCACAGCACAGccatctcctatgtgggctgcCTGACACAGATGTCTCTCTTTATTATCTTTGGGTGCATGGATGAATTGCTTCTGACCGTGATGGCCTATGACCGGTTTGTCGCCATTTGTCATCCATTGCATTACCAGGTCATCATGAACCTCTGCCGCTGTGGCTTCTTGGTTTCAGTGTCAGTTGTGGCCAGCCTTTTGGAATCTCCGCTGCAGAATTTGATGCTATTAAGAGCTACCTGCTTCAAAGATGTtgacatttctaatttcttctgtgaacCTTCCCAGCTTCTCACCCTTACTTGCTCTGACACTTTCACTCATGACACAGCCATAGATTTTGTTGGCATCATCATATATGGTTTTCTCCCTATCTCAGGGATTCTCCACTCTTACTACAAAATCATTTCCCCCATTCTGAGAGTCCCATCAGCTGGTGGGAAGTACAAAGCCTTCTCCACTTGTGGCTCTCATGTGACtgttgtatgtttattttatggaACATCCCTCAGGGTGTATCTCAGTTCAGCAGCCTCACTTTCTTCCAGGAAGTGTGCAGTAACCTCAAGTGGTGTACAGTGTGGTCATCCACTGCTAAACGCCtttatctacagcctgaggaaaaGGGACATCAAGAGGGCCATGTGGAGACTTCTCCATCAGCAAGCCATTTAG